From a single Pasteurella atlantica genomic region:
- a CDS encoding GAF domain-containing protein — translation MDIKQLEAILGDEEDIISRMANISAFLYETVPNINWVGFYIVRGDVLKVGPFQGKVACSNIPKGKGVCGTAWERLETIVVPDTHQFEGHIACDVASRSEVVIPILDEKGEMVAELDVDSPLLDRFSDKDVEFLTACVDLVLKR, via the coding sequence ATGGATATTAAACAATTAGAAGCAATTCTTGGTGATGAAGAAGATATTATTTCCAGAATGGCAAATATTAGTGCATTTTTATATGAAACTGTTCCTAATATTAATTGGGTAGGATTTTATATTGTACGTGGTGATGTATTAAAAGTAGGACCTTTTCAAGGGAAAGTCGCTTGTTCTAATATTCCAAAAGGGAAAGGTGTTTGTGGTACGGCGTGGGAGCGTTTAGAAACTATCGTTGTACCTGACACTCATCAATTTGAAGGGCATATTGCTTGTGATGTAGCCTCTCGTTCTGAAGTAGTTATTCCTATCCTAGATGAAAAGGGTGAAATGGTTGCAGAGCTTGATGTTGATAGCCCATTGTTAGATCGTTTTTCGGATAAAGATGTGGAATTTTTAACCGCTTGTGTAGATCTTGTATTAAAGCGGTAA
- a CDS encoding YadA-like family protein: protein MNNIYKIVFNQTTQTYTAVSELAKGAKKSQTQSSVFRPLSSEQQAGTFLPKFAKIALAISMILGFSSSAMAVVSDAEFNALKARLDKLETANGTVASNGVTIGGRNGHVLGQDSIIVGGGDGSGIDASGRNKVTSTNSAILGGAGNTVEGYNSAVVAGYDNIVKGARAVAMGHRSVVSGDEAFAIGDRVIASGMHSMATGYRTEATTASARAMGVRTEAKGYGSTAMGLKSLAVGTGSLAIGGKGAPLSSKGEGVYHYINAKDYDGMLADYSDAFTAEDRAKIAAITDDFEKAKFMETKIYEHAGALGGRAYADGSMALGTMTVAGKEVKSYQEVENEFVRAEAKKLGLSAEETEKLFDRGMSINAIAQAQLNAEGKEVSSENVEERILQLVAKVKQNDKPNKALREIEAVAMGYRSKATEDKSIALGFDTNAGGRRSIAIGTGAIAAEDGSINISTAGTSTVGDGGTVIGGRNGHALGHDSIIVGGGNGSGIDGTGRNKVTAENSAILGGAENTVEGYNSAVVAGYGNIVKGAGAVAMGNKSVVSGDEAFAIGDRVIASGMHSMATGYRTEATADSARSMGVRTEAKGYGSTTMGFKSLAVGRGSLATGGEESPLSSKGEGVYQYINAKDYDGMLADYSDAFTAEDRAKIAAITDDFEKAKFMETKIYEHAGALGGRAYADGSMALGTMTVAGKEVKSYQEVENEFVRAEAKKLGLSAEETEKLFDRGMSINAIAQAQLNAEGKEVSSENVEERVLQLVAKVREMDKPNEALREIEAVAMGYRAKATENNSLALGFDAVANNENSVALGSKAETRAFTQEDSATVNGLKYKDFTGFADGVVSVGKDHYEKQIINVAPGKIAQTSTDAINGSQLFATNKAIGNVAKSVKNNFGGNAALNENGNITFTNIGGTGKGTIHEAIGDIKTTADAAKRKTLANSTTLNNKADKNAGNLSTADVAAWKRKIDTDTNSVERVTKGDGIEVTGGTTAKNKNWTVALSQDTKTKLAKIAQNETALGNKADKNAGNLGAAEVNAWTTKLNTGANITAPTGKLVTDSQVKTALDTKLGTSDIRNITSSDKSIVIGTNKNVATGEVDLKINVDGSTIKVNDEGQLQAVASAPEVDGTSVALNSAGKVSVKDKGISAAKLADNAVTEDKIADALLTELKAKSREKVKAGAGIKVSPTTVAADKDNQEFTVSLSDAVKTKLDNLAANPNATYLNKTGSNIGNDTAKATFGQNVGKASITGNGTQLVQEKAVKSYVDGKAVQLGAQVKTVLDTKLDADDITSKDKTVTIDTTTTAGKVDLKINVDGSTIKVNDEGQLQAVASAPEVDGTSVALNSAGKVSVKDKGISAAKLADNAVTEDKIADALLTELKAKSREKVKAGAGIKVSPTTVAADKDNQEFTVSLSDAVKTKLDNLAANPNATYLNKTGSNIGNDTAKATFGQNVGKASITGNGTQLVQEKAVKSYVDNKAVQLGNQITNVSKTLKEEVAIVENSGLTLDTTAATTTKGAIYTLGLDAAKVKEVAGTTTLPADLAAKANKDASNLTDPADVGKWKKKLGIDGLPTNANIASKLEADDITSKDKSVTIDTKTTAGKVDLKINVDGSTIKVNDEGQLQAVASAPEVDGTSVALNSAGKVSVKDKGISAAKLADNAVTEDKIADALLTELKAKSREKVKAGAGIKVSPTTVAADKDNQEFTVSLSDAVKTKLDNLAANPNATYLNKTGANIGNDTAKATFGQNVGKASITGNGTQLVQEKAVKSYVDGKAVQLGNQITNVSKTLKEEVAIVENSGLTLDTTAATTTKGAIYTLGLDAAKVKEVAGTTTLPADLAAKANKDASNLTDPADVGKWKEKLGIDGLATNSNIASKLEANDIISTDKTIGIDTKTTAGKVDLKVNLDGTTLAKNSKGAIGLVDNAVTTAKILNAAVTKEKLGTDVTTVLNKVGVGKVEAGNQNTVTGGAVKTYVDGKATELTTQITNVGKTSKEEVAIVENSGLTLTKTNATTEKGAKYTLGLDAAKVKEVAGTTHLATDYLKADGSNIANNKATLGQNVGKDTIDGKTTELVQEKAVKTYVDTALEKVGKAKDGKDGYIGVDGKDGKNGVGIDGKDGITVKGKDGKNGVTIKGEDGVNGTNGVIGLNGHDGIDGKPAKDVSADIKVVNGKAGVNGKDGESLTRVIYQDETGTTHTVATLDDGLVFAGNTPNKVMKALNDTLVIEGQKGTDPAKHLTKDAEFAADNIFVDTTDGKLEIKLAKKLQGVEGIGIAGKDGLSIAGKDGANGLNGKDGENAVAINGKDGISIKGKDGKDGISIKGADGIAVNGKDGKNGVTIKGEDGVNGTNGVIGLNGHDGIDGKPAKDVSADIKVVNGKAGVNGKDGESLTRVIYQDETGTTHTVATLDDGFILATDNGKQAVKLNDTLNIKGGVTETAKLSDNNIGVVNNGTDGLAVKLAKDLTGLDSIVFGAAKGNDVVSISNEGINAGGKRITNIGDATQDTDAVNYKQLKALNNGKGIDVAAWQKQILPTISFLSDGKAAGDFELGELAFDFGDGLKVEKQTKDGKQVAHITLDKETLKNDPNFKGKDGVNGKDGKDGKSAYEIWKGQAGNQSKSEQDFILAQKGPKGDKGEPGTGTGSGSVVNPEKIEIQNTTINNKGVTVNKGANINVNNGSEISINKGGNLHLQEGSKVTVEKNVDINMGGNQIHNIAAGTKAGDAVNLAQLNKGLEDVRKGASSGTSSAMAAASLPQAYKPGHSMVSLAGASYDKAASFAVGVSSISDNGKWIIKGNLNANTEGKVGVGIGAGYQW, encoded by the coding sequence ATGAACAACATCTACAAAATCGTGTTTAATCAAACAACACAAACATACACCGCCGTCAGCGAATTAGCCAAAGGCGCTAAAAAATCACAAACACAGTCTTCTGTCTTCCGTCCTCTGTCTTCAGAACAGCAAGCGGGTACATTCTTACCCAAATTTGCAAAAATTGCCTTAGCAATCTCAATGATATTAGGTTTTAGCTCTTCAGCAATGGCAGTGGTTTCTGATGCAGAATTTAATGCATTAAAAGCAAGACTTGATAAGTTGGAAACCGCTAATGGTACAGTAGCTTCTAATGGTGTTACCATAGGCGGACGTAATGGTCACGTATTAGGTCAAGATTCAATCATTGTAGGTGGTGGTGATGGCAGTGGAATTGATGCATCTGGCAGAAACAAAGTCACATCAACAAACTCAGCTATATTAGGTGGAGCAGGAAATACGGTTGAAGGTTACAACTCAGCAGTAGTAGCTGGTTATGACAATATAGTCAAAGGTGCAAGAGCAGTGGCTATGGGTCATAGGTCAGTGGTATCAGGCGATGAAGCTTTTGCAATAGGAGATAGAGTAATTGCTTCAGGTATGCATTCAATGGCAACAGGATATAGAACAGAAGCAACAACTGCTTCTGCAAGAGCAATGGGGGTGAGAACCGAAGCAAAAGGTTATGGTTCTACCGCAATGGGATTAAAGTCATTAGCAGTAGGTACGGGTTCATTAGCCATAGGTGGAAAAGGAGCACCACTAAGCTCAAAAGGAGAAGGCGTATATCATTACATAAATGCTAAAGATTATGATGGAATGCTAGCAGATTATAGTGATGCATTTACCGCAGAAGATAGAGCCAAAATTGCCGCAATAACAGATGATTTTGAAAAAGCTAAATTTATGGAAACCAAAATCTATGAACACGCAGGGGCTTTAGGAGGAAGAGCTTATGCAGATGGTTCAATGGCATTAGGAACAATGACGGTTGCAGGTAAAGAAGTTAAATCTTATCAGGAAGTTGAAAATGAATTTGTAAGAGCAGAAGCGAAAAAGTTAGGATTAAGTGCAGAAGAGACTGAAAAATTATTTGACCGTGGTATGTCGATAAATGCCATTGCACAAGCACAATTAAACGCTGAAGGGAAAGAAGTTTCCTCTGAAAATGTAGAAGAAAGAATTCTGCAACTTGTTGCGAAAGTAAAACAAAACGACAAACCAAATAAAGCGCTTAGAGAGATAGAAGCGGTTGCAATGGGTTATCGTTCAAAAGCAACAGAAGATAAATCAATTGCATTAGGGTTTGATACTAATGCAGGAGGAAGACGCTCCATTGCAATAGGTACAGGAGCAATTGCTGCAGAAGATGGTTCAATAAATATATCTACCGCAGGTACTAGCACAGTGGGAGATGGAGGAACCGTCATAGGCGGACGTAATGGTCACGCATTAGGGCACGATTCAATCATTGTAGGTGGTGGTAATGGCAGTGGAATTGATGGAACTGGCAGAAACAAAGTCACAGCAGAAAACTCAGCTATATTAGGTGGAGCAGAAAATACGGTTGAAGGTTACAACTCAGCAGTAGTAGCTGGTTATGGCAATATAGTCAAAGGTGCAGGAGCAGTGGCTATGGGTAATAAGTCAGTGGTGTCAGGTGATGAAGCCTTTGCAATAGGAGATCGAGTAATTGCTTCAGGTATGCATTCAATGGCAACAGGATATAGAACAGAAGCAACAGCTGATTCTGCAAGATCAATGGGGGTGAGAACCGAAGCAAAAGGTTATGGTTCTACCACAATGGGATTTAAGTCATTAGCAGTAGGTAGGGGTTCATTAGCGACGGGGGGGGAAGAATCACCACTAAGCTCAAAAGGAGAAGGCGTATATCAGTACATAAATGCTAAAGATTATGATGGAATGCTAGCAGATTATAGTGATGCATTTACCGCAGAAGATAGAGCCAAAATTGCCGCAATAACAGATGATTTTGAAAAAGCTAAATTTATGGAAACCAAAATCTATGAACACGCAGGGGCTTTAGGAGGAAGAGCTTATGCAGATGGTTCAATGGCATTAGGAACAATGACGGTTGCAGGTAAAGAAGTTAAATCTTATCAGGAAGTTGAAAATGAATTTGTAAGAGCAGAAGCGAAAAAGTTAGGATTAAGTGCAGAAGAGACTGAAAAATTATTTGACCGTGGTATGTCGATAAATGCCATTGCACAAGCACAATTAAACGCTGAAGGGAAAGAAGTTTCCTCTGAAAATGTAGAAGAAAGAGTTCTGCAACTTGTTGCTAAAGTAAGAGAAATGGACAAACCAAATGAAGCGCTTAGAGAGATAGAAGCGGTTGCAATGGGCTATCGTGCCAAAGCAACAGAAAACAATTCTTTAGCACTAGGCTTTGACGCTGTTGCCAATAATGAAAACTCCGTCGCCTTAGGTTCAAAAGCAGAAACACGTGCCTTTACACAAGAAGATAGTGCAACAGTAAACGGACTTAAATATAAAGACTTCACTGGTTTTGCGGATGGTGTGGTGTCTGTCGGTAAAGATCATTACGAAAAACAAATCATCAATGTTGCACCGGGTAAAATCGCTCAAACCTCAACCGATGCGATCAATGGTTCACAACTTTTTGCTACCAATAAAGCCATTGGTAATGTTGCAAAATCGGTTAAAAATAACTTCGGTGGTAATGCTGCATTAAATGAAAATGGGAACATTACATTTACCAATATTGGGGGGACAGGCAAAGGCACGATTCACGAAGCGATTGGGGATATAAAAACCACTGCCGATGCAGCCAAACGTAAAACCCTTGCAAATAGCACTACACTGAATAACAAAGCAGATAAAAATGCAGGTAATTTAAGTACGGCAGATGTTGCTGCGTGGAAGAGAAAAATCGATACAGATACTAACTCTGTTGAAAGAGTCACTAAAGGTGACGGTATTGAAGTAACAGGTGGGACAACAGCGAAAAATAAAAACTGGACGGTCGCCCTATCGCAAGATACCAAAACAAAACTTGCAAAAATTGCTCAAAATGAGACCGCTTTAGGCAATAAAGCAGACAAAAATGCAGGTAATTTAGGGGCAGCAGAAGTAAATGCTTGGACAACCAAGTTAAATACAGGTGCAAATATCACCGCACCAACAGGCAAGTTAGTGACTGATTCGCAAGTAAAAACTGCACTTGATACAAAACTGGGTACCAGTGATATCAGAAATATCACCAGCTCAGATAAATCTATTGTTATTGGCACAAATAAAAATGTTGCCACTGGTGAGGTAGATTTAAAAATCAATGTTGATGGCTCAACCATTAAAGTGAATGACGAAGGTCAATTACAAGCCGTTGCCTCTGCACCAGAAGTGGATGGTACCAGCGTGGCATTAAACTCAGCAGGTAAAGTCTCTGTCAAAGATAAAGGCATTTCAGCTGCAAAACTAGCCGATAATGCGGTAACGGAAGACAAAATTGCAGATGCATTATTAACCGAGTTAAAAGCAAAATCTCGTGAAAAAGTTAAAGCAGGTGCAGGTATTAAAGTCAGCCCAACTACCGTGGCTGCGGATAAAGATAACCAAGAGTTTACGGTATCATTAAGTGATGCAGTAAAAACCAAATTGGATAACTTAGCCGCTAACCCAAATGCGACTTACTTAAACAAAACAGGCTCAAACATCGGTAACGACACCGCAAAAGCGACCTTCGGTCAAAATGTCGGTAAAGCAAGTATTACGGGTAATGGCACTCAGCTTGTTCAAGAAAAAGCCGTGAAAAGCTATGTGGATGGTAAAGCGGTTCAGTTAGGTGCTCAAGTTAAAACTGTACTCGACACAAAACTGGATGCGGATGATATCACCAGCAAGGATAAAACAGTCACTATCGACACCACAACCACTGCAGGTAAAGTGGATTTAAAAATCAATGTTGATGGCTCAACCATTAAAGTGAATGACGAAGGTCAATTACAAGCCGTTGCCTCTGCACCAGAAGTGGATGGTACCAGCGTGGCATTAAACTCAGCGGGTAAAGTCTCTGTCAAAGATAAAGGCATTTCAGCTGCAAAACTAGCCGATAATGCGGTAACGGAAGACAAAATTGCAGATGCATTATTAACCGAGTTAAAAGCAAAATCACGTGAAAAAGTCAAAGCGGGTGCGGGTATTAAAGTCAGCCCAACCACCGTGGCTGCGGATAAAGATAACCAAGAGTTTACGGTATCATTAAGTGATGCAGTAAAAACCAAATTGGATAACTTAGCTGCTAACCCAAATGCGACTTACTTAAACAAAACAGGCTCAAACATCGGTAATGACACCGCAAAAGCGACCTTCGGTCAAAATGTCGGTAAAGCAAGTATTACGGGTAATGGTACACAGCTTGTTCAAGAAAAAGCCGTGAAAAGCTATGTGGATAACAAAGCGGTTCAGTTAGGTAATCAAATCACGAATGTGAGCAAAACCTTAAAAGAAGAAGTGGCGATTGTTGAAAACAGTGGCTTAACACTAGATACCACCGCCGCAACCACAACCAAAGGGGCGATTTATACCTTAGGTTTAGATGCAGCGAAAGTAAAAGAAGTCGCAGGCACCACAACCCTTCCAGCAGATTTAGCGGCAAAAGCCAACAAAGATGCGTCTAACTTAACCGACCCTGCAGATGTGGGTAAATGGAAGAAAAAACTGGGTATTGATGGGTTACCAACTAACGCAAATATTGCAAGTAAATTGGAAGCCGATGACATCACCAGCAAGGATAAATCGGTGACTATTGATACCAAAACCACCGCAGGTAAAGTGGATTTAAAAATCAATGTTGATGGCTCAACCATTAAAGTGAATGACGAAGGTCAATTACAAGCTGTTGCCTCTGCACCAGAAGTGGATGGTACCAGCGTGGCATTAAACTCAGCGGGTAAAGTCTCTGTCAAAGATAAAGGCATTTCAGCTGCAAAACTAGCCGATAATGCGGTAACGGAAGACAAAATTGCAGATGCATTATTAACCGAGTTAAAAGCAAAATCACGTGAAAAAGTGAAAGCAGGTGCAGGTATTAAAGTCAGCCCAACTACCGTGGCTGCGGATAAAGATAACCAAGAGTTTACGGTATCATTAAGTGATGCAGTAAAAACCAAATTGGATAACTTAGCCGCTAACCCAAATGCGACTTACTTAAATAAAACAGGTGCTAATATCGGTAATGACACCGCAAAAGCGACCTTCGGTCAAAATGTTGGTAAAGCAAGTATTACGGGTAATGGTACACAGCTAGTTCAAGAAAAAGCCGTGAAAAGCTATGTGGATGGTAAAGCGGTTCAGTTAGGTAACCAAATCACGAATGTGAGCAAAACCTTAAAAGAAGAAGTGGCGATTGTTGAAAACAGTGGCTTAACACTAGATACCACCGCCGCAACCACAACCAAAGGGGCGATTTATACCTTAGGTTTAGATGCAGCGAAAGTAAAAGAAGTCGCAGGTACTACTACCCTTCCTGCTGATTTAGCGGCAAAAGCCAACAAAGATGCGTCTAACTTAACCGACCCTGCAGATGTGGGTAAATGGAAAGAAAAACTGGGTATTGATGGGTTAGCCACTAACAGCAATATTGCCAGCAAACTGGAAGCCAATGACATTATCAGTACAGATAAGACTATAGGTATTGATACCAAAACTACCGCAGGCAAAGTGGACTTAAAAGTCAATCTTGATGGCACAACACTGGCGAAAAATAGCAAGGGTGCAATCGGTCTTGTCGATAATGCGGTGACGACGGCGAAAATTTTAAATGCGGCGGTAACCAAAGAGAAACTAGGCACAGATGTCACTACTGTTCTTAATAAAGTCGGTGTGGGTAAAGTGGAAGCGGGTAATCAAAACACCGTAACAGGTGGTGCTGTGAAAACGTATGTTGATGGTAAAGCAACAGAGTTAACGACACAGATTACCAATGTAGGCAAAACCTCGAAAGAAGAAGTGGCGATTGTTGAAAACAGTGGGTTAACACTGACAAAAACAAACGCAACAACAGAGAAAGGGGCAAAATATACCTTAGGTTTAGATGCAGCGAAAGTAAAAGAAGTCGCAGGAACAACTCACCTTGCGACAGACTACTTAAAAGCAGATGGCTCAAATATTGCTAACAATAAAGCAACACTGGGTCAAAATGTCGGTAAAGACACCATTGACGGTAAAACCACGGAGCTAGTTCAAGAAAAAGCAGTAAAAACTTATGTTGATACAGCACTTGAAAAAGTGGGTAAAGCCAAAGACGGTAAAGACGGTTACATCGGCGTTGATGGTAAAGACGGTAAAAATGGCGTCGGCATTGATGGAAAAGACGGTATTACGGTGAAAGGCAAAGACGGTAAAAACGGCGTCACTATCAAAGGTGAAGATGGTGTGAATGGAACCAACGGGGTCATCGGACTAAATGGACACGATGGCATCGACGGAAAACCAGCGAAAGATGTTTCCGCAGACATCAAAGTGGTCAATGGAAAAGCAGGCGTGAATGGAAAAGATGGTGAAAGCTTAACCCGTGTGATTTACCAAGATGAAACTGGTACCACGCATACGGTTGCCACACTGGATGATGGGTTAGTCTTTGCTGGCAATACGCCGAATAAAGTGATGAAAGCCCTTAATGACACCTTAGTGATTGAAGGACAAAAAGGCACTGATCCAGCTAAACACTTAACGAAAGACGCTGAGTTTGCTGCAGACAATATCTTTGTTGATACCACAGATGGTAAGTTAGAAATCAAACTGGCGAAGAAACTGCAAGGTGTTGAGGGTATTGGCATTGCAGGTAAAGACGGTTTAAGTATTGCAGGGAAAGATGGAGCAAATGGCTTAAACGGTAAAGACGGTGAAAATGCAGTTGCGATTAATGGAAAAGACGGTATTTCAATCAAAGGAAAAGATGGAAAAGATGGCATTTCCATTAAAGGTGCAGATGGCATTGCCGTTAATGGTAAAGACGGTAAAAATGGCGTGACTATCAAAGGTGAAGATGGTGTGAATGGAACCAACGGGGTCATCGGACTAAATGGACACGATGGCATCGACGGAAAACCAGCGAAAGACGTTTCAGCAGACATCAAAGTGGTCAATGGAAAAGCAGGCGTGAATGGAAAAGACGGCGAAAGCTTAACCCGTGTGATTTACCAAGATGAAACTGGCACAACGCATACGGTTGCGACGTTAGATGATGGTTTTATCCTTGCAACGGATAATGGCAAACAAGCAGTAAAACTGAATGACACCTTAAATATCAAAGGGGGCGTAACAGAAACCGCAAAACTCAGTGATAACAACATTGGTGTCGTGAACAATGGTACAGATGGGTTAGCCGTTAAACTGGCAAAAGACCTCACTGGTTTAGATTCAATCGTATTTGGAGCAGCGAAAGGAAATGATGTTGTTTCTATCTCGAATGAAGGCATTAACGCAGGGGGTAAACGCATTACCAATATCGGTGACGCAACACAAGATACCGATGCGGTGAACTACAAACAGTTAAAAGCCCTGAATAATGGTAAAGGTATTGATGTTGCTGCTTGGCAGAAACAGATATTACCGACTATCTCATTCTTAAGTGATGGCAAAGCGGCGGGTGACTTTGAGTTAGGCGAACTTGCATTTGACTTTGGAGATGGCTTAAAAGTTGAAAAACAAACCAAAGATGGAAAACAAGTGGCTCACATTACGTTAGACAAGGAGACCTTGAAAAATGACCCTAACTTTAAAGGGAAAGACGGTGTCAACGGTAAAGATGGAAAAGACGGTAAATCTGCCTATGAAATCTGGAAAGGACAAGCGGGCAATCAAAGTAAGTCAGAACAAGACTTTATTCTTGCTCAAAAAGGTCCTAAAGGTGACAAAGGTGAACCAGGGACTGGAACAGGCTCAGGTTCAGTGGTTAATCCAGAGAAGATTGAAATCCAAAATACGACCATCAACAACAAAGGGGTGACGGTCAATAAAGGTGCGAATATTAATGTAAATAATGGTTCAGAAATTAGCATTAATAAAGGCGGAAACCTCCACTTACAAGAAGGATCTAAAGTAACGGTTGAGAAGAATGTTGACATCAATATGGGTGGAAACCAAATCCATAATATTGCTGCGGGAACCAAAGCGGGTGATGCTGTTAATCTTGCTCAGTTAAATAAAGGATTAGAGGACGTGAGAAAAGGTGCAAGCAGTGGCACATCAAGTGCGATGGCAGCAGCAAGCTTACCACAAGCTTATAAACCAGGACATAGTATGGTCTCTTTAGCGGGGGCAAGTTATGACAAAGCGGCTTCTTTTGCAGTGGGTGTTTCATCGATTTCTGATAATGGTAAATGGATTATCAAAGGAAATCTGAATGCAAATACGGAAGGAAAAGTTGGTGTTGGCATAGGTGCAGGCTATCAGTGGTAG
- a CDS encoding methyltransferase domain-containing protein produces MTKIERYNKAASAPKNKSKEIINIMNIKQGDKILEIGVGGGYYAKIFSEIVGEKGNYYGIDTDKTFIENLNVIGKSYLNIVGIKIQPNEIPDLQEKIDFVFTRNVYHHLENRTDYFRKISNMMTTKGKIIIIDYDESFSLFRFSGHYTKKALIIKELKEAGFSVIRDLKLLNKQSFLIFEKNENGV; encoded by the coding sequence ATGACAAAAATTGAGAGATATAATAAGGCTGCTTCAGCACCTAAAAATAAATCAAAAGAAATTATTAATATTATGAATATTAAACAAGGAGACAAGATCCTTGAAATCGGAGTTGGTGGTGGTTATTACGCAAAGATATTTTCAGAAATAGTTGGTGAAAAAGGGAATTATTATGGTATTGACACAGACAAAACATTTATTGAAAATTTAAATGTGATTGGAAAATCATATTTGAATATTGTAGGAATAAAAATACAACCAAATGAAATACCTGATTTACAGGAAAAGATAGACTTTGTTTTTACACGAAATGTTTATCATCATTTAGAAAATAGAACTGATTATTTTAGAAAAATATCTAATATGATGACAACTAAAGGTAAGATTATAATAATTGATTATGATGAAAGTTTTTCTCTTTTTAGATTTTCGGGACATTACACTAAAAAAGCCTTGATAATTAAAGAGCTTAAAGAAGCTGGTTTTTCAGTTATACGAGATTTAAAATTATTAAATAAACAATCATTTTTGATATTTGAAAAAAATGAAAATGGGGTATAA
- a CDS encoding amino acid aminotransferase: protein MFKHIQVAPADPILGLGEAFKTETRTNKINLGIGVYANAEGKTPIIKAVKEAERRLFETENNKNYLPIDGVAEYNAYTQQLLFGENAEVITQKRAKTAQTLGGTGALRVAGEFIKSQTSAQNIWISAPTWPNHNAIFSNVGLNIKHYRYYNEETKGLDWDNLIADLDQANAGDVVLFHGCCHNPTGIDPTPEQWDALAKMSQEKKWLPLFDFAYQGFANGLEEDAYALRTFAKNHNELLVASSYSKNFGLYKERVGAFTLVAENETIANNALSQIKQIIRVLYSNPASHGASTVSTVLADSELKASWITELTEMRERIKEMRHQFVARLKQKGVTQNFDFILEQNGMFSFSGLTAEQVDRLKDEFAVYAVRSGRINVAGITAANIDDLCEAIVKVL, encoded by the coding sequence ATGTTTAAACATATCCAAGTCGCACCTGCTGATCCTATTTTAGGGTTGGGCGAAGCTTTTAAAACAGAAACTCGTACTAATAAAATTAATTTAGGTATTGGCGTTTATGCCAATGCTGAAGGAAAAACGCCGATTATTAAAGCGGTAAAAGAGGCTGAGCGTCGTTTATTTGAAACTGAAAACAATAAAAATTATTTACCTATCGACGGAGTAGCAGAATATAACGCTTATACTCAACAATTGCTCTTTGGTGAAAATGCAGAAGTGATTACGCAAAAACGAGCAAAAACAGCTCAAACGTTGGGGGGTACAGGTGCATTACGTGTTGCGGGTGAGTTTATTAAATCACAAACTTCTGCACAAAATATTTGGATCTCTGCCCCAACTTGGCCAAATCACAATGCCATTTTTAGTAATGTTGGGCTTAATATTAAACATTATCGTTATTACAATGAAGAGACTAAAGGACTAGACTGGGATAATTTAATTGCTGATTTAGACCAAGCAAATGCTGGTGATGTGGTGTTATTTCACGGTTGTTGTCATAACCCAACAGGTATTGACCCAACCCCCGAACAATGGGATGCTTTAGCCAAAATGTCACAAGAGAAAAAATGGCTACCACTCTTTGACTTTGCTTATCAAGGTTTTGCAAATGGCTTAGAAGAAGATGCCTATGCGTTACGTACTTTTGCGAAAAACCATAATGAATTACTGGTTGCCAGTTCATATTCTAAAAACTTTGGTTTATATAAAGAGCGTGTAGGGGCATTCACTTTAGTTGCGGAAAATGAAACCATTGCAAACAATGCACTTAGTCAGATCAAACAGATTATTCGAGTGCTCTACTCTAACCCAGCTTCACACGGAGCAAGCACTGTTTCAACGGTATTAGCCGACAGTGAATTAAAAGCGAGTTGGATTACTGAACTCACAGAAATGCGTGAACGTATTAAAGAAATGCGTCATCAATTTGTTGCTCGATTAAAGCAAAAAGGGGTCACTCAAAACTTTGATTTTATCCTTGAACAAAATGGTATGTTCTCTTTTAGTGGCTTAACAGCAGAACAAGTTGATCGCCTTAAAGATGAATTTGCGGTTTATGCTGTACGTTCAGGACGTATCAATGTGGCGGGTATCACGGCTGCGAATATTGATGATTTGTGTGAAGCGATTGTAAAAGTTCTCTAA